A DNA window from Haliovirga abyssi contains the following coding sequences:
- a CDS encoding DDE-type integrase/transposase/recombinase, with the protein MPKYVYTLLKIIAIQQKLIIALMIFALGKKFEFLNSKSDDKPIDKKYHRLIVDKMPIFKKIVKFDYKILLEQYQLKHNKPLKPIKRRKESSVPKSLICPICGAPHIYIYDNNGHKGQFKCKICNTNFHEKNHFAKFVVFKCPHCGKTLEKIKERKDFFVHKCTNKKCSFYLKNLQKMDADERKIYKNDPSKFKLHYIYREFTFDFNSLDKDSLVPIPSDLSKIQVSPYTLGLILSYNINFGISARKTANLLKEIHGINISYQSILNYAKAVATNVKPIIDNYPYKLSDSICGDETYTKVLGKWKYIFFFFDTKKKIILSHYTSSSRDTKSACKALIDVISKYRELPEDFQVIVDGNPIYLLAQQFFAQHDINFNVEQVIGLTNKDKVSKKFRPLKQIIERLNRTFKENYHYTNGYNSHSGAFTSVTLFTAYFNFLRPHSSLENNVPVVIPELTDLPNMPARWGKLIELSQYFIPEKHIA; encoded by the coding sequence ATGCCAAAATATGTGTACACTTTGCTGAAAATTATTGCCATTCAACAAAAATTAATTATTGCTTTAATGATCTTTGCTCTAGGTAAAAAATTCGAGTTTCTTAATTCTAAATCTGATGATAAACCCATCGATAAAAAATACCATAGACTCATTGTTGATAAAATGCCTATTTTTAAAAAAATTGTTAAATTTGACTATAAAATACTTCTTGAACAATACCAACTTAAACACAATAAGCCTTTAAAACCCATTAAACGCAGAAAAGAAAGCTCCGTTCCCAAAAGCTTGATTTGCCCCATTTGTGGTGCTCCTCATATATATATTTATGATAACAACGGACATAAAGGTCAATTTAAATGTAAAATATGCAATACCAATTTCCATGAAAAAAATCACTTTGCAAAATTTGTTGTTTTTAAATGTCCTCATTGTGGCAAAACTCTTGAAAAAATTAAGGAGCGTAAAGATTTCTTCGTCCACAAATGTACAAATAAAAAATGCTCTTTTTATTTGAAAAATCTACAAAAAATGGATGCTGACGAAAGAAAAATTTATAAAAATGATCCTAGTAAATTTAAACTTCATTATATTTATAGAGAATTTACATTTGATTTTAATTCTCTTGATAAAGATTCTCTCGTTCCTATTCCAAGTGATTTATCTAAGATACAAGTTTCTCCTTATACATTAGGGCTTATTCTTTCTTACAATATTAATTTTGGTATCTCTGCAAGAAAAACTGCCAATTTATTAAAAGAAATTCACGGCATCAATATTTCTTATCAATCTATTTTAAATTATGCTAAAGCTGTCGCCACCAATGTTAAACCTATTATTGACAATTATCCCTATAAACTTTCTGACTCCATTTGTGGTGATGAAACTTACACTAAAGTCCTTGGTAAATGGAAATATATTTTCTTTTTCTTTGATACTAAGAAAAAAATTATTTTATCTCATTATACTTCTTCTTCAAGAGATACTAAATCTGCTTGCAAAGCTCTTATTGATGTTATTAGCAAGTATAGGGAGCTCCCTGAAGACTTCCAAGTCATTGTTGATGGCAACCCCATATACTTGCTAGCACAACAATTCTTTGCTCAACACGACATTAATTTTAACGTTGAACAAGTCATCGGTTTAACTAATAAAGATAAAGTTTCTAAAAAATTTAGGCCTCTTAAACAAATTATTGAAAGACTGAACAGAACCTTTAAAGAAAATTATCATTATACTAACGGTTACAATTCTCATTCTGGCGCTTTTACTTCTGTTACTTTATTTACAGCGTATTTTAATTTCCTTCGGCCTCATTCTTCTTTGGAAAATAACGTACCTGTTGTTATTCCTGAACTTACTGATTTACCCAACATGCCTGCTCGTTGGGGTAAACTTATTGAGTTATCTCAATATTTTATTCCTGAAAAACATATAGCATAA
- a CDS encoding endonuclease MutS2: protein MDNHDYRVLEFDKIRNIISGFVYTEEVQNRILNLEPLKDINEIKKSMKIIEDYMDLLRYDAGIELEGLKNIKNVIEKTELIGTYLSPEEFYYINENLKLFRRAKNKIESLKDKYRALYLFFKDVPIYKGIEELISKVVDENKEIKDDASLEIREIRRQKKSINDTINRKFDEIVNNPNNAKAIQEKIVTIRDGRCVIPIKADFKGQIKGIEHDRSSSGATIYIEPLSVVSLNNKIRELEVREREEIRKLLLRLTDTIRNNRDGIENLAENILEIDFLNSKAMYSIENDCKIPKYNDREYLKLIKARHPLLRKEESVPLTFEVGKKYNIMLITGPNTGGKTVTLKTAGLITIMALSGIPVPADEQSDIGMFNGVYADIGDEQSIEQSLSSFSSHLKNIKTITEKTTRNSLILLDELGSGTDPIEGAAFAMAVVDYIKSKNAKLIVTTHYSEVKAYGYNEEGIETASMEFDVETLSPTYKLLMGIPGKSNALIIAKKLGLKPDIIERAEKYISEEDKKVENMIRNIEEKSREIEAEKLKVEELKADFEKKTREYEEKLEEIEKEKNNTLKEAYDKADELLKNMQMKAKALVDKIQKEENIKQDAKETQKSLNMLRKSLVEDKEKTVKIIKKRNKHIDIKVGEDVFLTKLGQNAIVLKVMESKGEIQVQAGILKLMVSIDDVKKIEKKKKQKSRSKNYAFTKSRVRSEIDLRGETLDEAIIDLDNYLDKAMLNNYQEIYIIHGKGTGKLRIGIQKYIKTSRYIASFRDGNMNEGGLGVTVAELK, encoded by the coding sequence ATGGACAATCACGATTATAGAGTTTTAGAATTTGATAAAATAAGAAATATTATATCAGGATTTGTATATACAGAAGAAGTTCAAAATAGAATATTAAATTTAGAGCCTTTAAAAGATATAAATGAAATAAAAAAAAGTATGAAAATAATTGAAGATTATATGGATTTACTTAGATATGATGCTGGAATTGAGCTAGAAGGATTAAAAAATATAAAAAATGTAATAGAAAAAACAGAACTTATTGGTACATATCTTTCACCAGAAGAATTTTATTATATAAATGAAAATTTAAAGCTTTTTAGAAGAGCAAAAAATAAGATAGAAAGTTTAAAAGATAAATATAGGGCATTATATCTATTTTTTAAAGATGTTCCAATATATAAAGGGATAGAAGAACTAATAAGCAAAGTTGTAGATGAAAATAAAGAGATAAAAGATGATGCTTCTTTAGAAATTAGAGAGATAAGAAGACAAAAAAAATCTATAAATGATACTATTAATAGAAAATTTGACGAAATTGTAAATAATCCAAATAATGCAAAAGCTATTCAAGAAAAAATAGTTACAATAAGAGATGGAAGATGTGTAATTCCAATAAAAGCAGATTTTAAAGGGCAAATAAAAGGAATAGAACATGATAGGTCTAGTAGTGGAGCAACTATTTATATAGAGCCACTTAGCGTAGTATCTTTAAACAATAAAATAAGAGAACTTGAAGTAAGGGAAAGAGAAGAGATAAGAAAATTATTACTTAGATTAACAGATACAATTAGAAATAATAGAGATGGAATTGAAAATTTAGCAGAAAACATTTTAGAAATAGATTTTTTAAATTCAAAAGCAATGTATTCTATAGAAAATGATTGTAAAATACCTAAATATAATGATAGAGAATATCTTAAATTAATAAAAGCAAGACATCCTTTGTTAAGGAAAGAAGAGAGCGTTCCACTTACATTTGAAGTTGGTAAAAAATATAATATAATGTTAATTACCGGGCCTAATACAGGTGGGAAAACAGTTACATTAAAAACAGCAGGATTAATAACTATTATGGCACTATCTGGAATACCTGTACCAGCAGATGAACAAAGTGATATTGGGATGTTTAATGGAGTTTATGCAGATATTGGAGATGAACAAAGCATTGAGCAAAGTTTAAGCTCATTTTCATCACATTTAAAGAATATAAAAACAATTACAGAAAAAACCACTAGAAATAGTTTGATATTATTAGATGAATTAGGTTCTGGAACAGACCCTATAGAAGGTGCAGCTTTTGCAATGGCAGTTGTTGATTATATAAAATCTAAAAATGCTAAATTAATAGTAACGACTCATTATAGTGAAGTAAAAGCTTATGGATATAATGAAGAGGGGATAGAAACTGCATCTATGGAATTTGATGTAGAGACGTTATCTCCAACTTATAAACTATTAATGGGGATACCTGGGAAAAGTAATGCACTTATAATTGCTAAAAAATTAGGATTAAAACCTGATATAATAGAAAGAGCAGAAAAATATATAAGCGAAGAAGATAAAAAAGTAGAAAATATGATAAGAAATATAGAAGAGAAAAGCAGAGAAATAGAAGCAGAAAAATTGAAAGTAGAGGAACTTAAAGCAGATTTTGAAAAAAAAACTAGAGAATATGAAGAAAAATTAGAAGAGATAGAAAAAGAGAAAAATAATACATTAAAAGAAGCGTATGATAAAGCAGATGAATTACTGAAAAATATGCAGATGAAAGCAAAAGCTTTGGTAGATAAAATTCAAAAAGAAGAAAATATAAAACAAGATGCAAAAGAGACACAAAAAAGTTTAAATATGTTAAGAAAATCTTTAGTAGAAGACAAAGAAAAAACAGTAAAAATAATCAAAAAAAGAAACAAACATATAGATATAAAAGTTGGGGAAGATGTATTTTTAACAAAATTAGGTCAAAATGCAATAGTTTTAAAAGTTATGGAATCAAAAGGAGAAATACAGGTACAAGCAGGGATATTAAAATTAATGGTTTCAATAGATGATGTGAAAAAAATTGAAAAAAAGAAAAAACAAAAAAGCAGGTCAAAAAATTATGCATTTACAAAGTCAAGAGTTAGAAGTGAAATTGATTTAAGAGGAGAAACTTTAGACGAAGCAATAATTGACTTAGATAACTATTTGGACAAAGCAATGCTAAATAATTATCAAGAAATTTATATTATTCACGGAAAAGGGACTGGTAAATTAAGAATAGGAATACAAAAGTATATAAAAACAAGCAGATATATTGCAAGTTTTAGAGATGGGAATATGAATGAAGGCGGATTAGGAGTAACAGTTGCTGAATTAAAATAA
- a CDS encoding cell division protein FtsA: MKNLFALDVGTRNVVGLLVDYEENKIIIKKSITLEHETRAMEDGQIHDIEKVSETVLKIKESIENGEENRVTQVAVAVAGRALVTSSAKAEKEFNPKYEITEENVATLELIAVQNSMINLSEKYKEYHCVGYTVSEYKLDNEYIKNPKLQKGSKLEVEVLATFLPKIVVDSIFTMAKKVNLEIINLTLEPIAAISVVISEDMRKLNLALVDIGAGTSDIAVTKSGKIIGYEMVPMAGDEITEKISEEYILDFSEAEKIKRELNKDIEKVGYTDILGMEYEIDKKEILGKIEPVIHELSHKIADKILELNGKAPQAIILIGGGSLIPLLRENLSEAISLPIQRVAVRGTEIIKNMVDKTNMLTTAEFITPVGIANMAINGRGFKIISVTINRISHRVFSFKNSITLRDTLLSSGLSMKKLYSSSGNPITFKLNGKLRFEKGEIGQLATIKVNGEKRSLEDEIFDNDEIEIIYKRAGRDAVFYIENLKKEYKNIEVKINDEKKILEPIIKVNGEIKADNYLIKDNDEIEVKEKFLAKDILDSENSLKFYINGKEMEILVPNEILLRDNKELDLNSEIFNGDILETKKIDKAMLKVKDVMDITEESEEIKVTVNGEIINFGKIGVEILKNSKKTSGEDIIENGDRIEVAGSSSSKLILSDIFNYYNPEDLIKERGGVLQIELNGKKAEFITPIKNRDVIKLYYAKTFKK; encoded by the coding sequence ATGAAAAATTTATTTGCTCTTGATGTTGGGACTAGAAATGTAGTTGGATTATTAGTCGATTATGAAGAAAATAAAATTATAATAAAAAAATCAATAACATTAGAGCATGAAACAAGAGCTATGGAAGATGGTCAAATTCATGATATAGAAAAAGTATCTGAAACGGTATTAAAAATAAAAGAAAGTATAGAAAATGGAGAAGAAAACAGAGTAACACAAGTGGCAGTAGCAGTAGCAGGAAGAGCATTGGTAACATCAAGTGCTAAAGCTGAAAAAGAATTTAATCCAAAATATGAAATAACTGAAGAAAATGTGGCTACTTTAGAATTAATAGCAGTACAAAATAGTATGATAAATTTAAGTGAAAAATATAAAGAATATCATTGTGTAGGTTACACTGTAAGCGAATATAAATTGGATAATGAATATATAAAAAATCCAAAGTTGCAAAAAGGAAGCAAATTAGAAGTAGAAGTTTTAGCTACATTTTTACCTAAAATAGTTGTGGATAGTATATTCACAATGGCGAAAAAAGTTAATTTGGAGATAATTAATTTAACATTAGAACCAATTGCAGCAATAAGTGTGGTAATTTCAGAAGATATGAGGAAACTTAACTTAGCATTGGTAGATATAGGGGCAGGCACATCAGATATTGCTGTTACTAAAAGTGGTAAAATAATTGGATATGAGATGGTTCCAATGGCTGGGGACGAAATAACAGAAAAAATATCAGAAGAGTATATATTAGATTTTTCAGAAGCTGAAAAAATAAAAAGAGAATTAAATAAAGATATAGAAAAAGTTGGGTATACAGATATTTTAGGAATGGAATATGAAATAGATAAAAAAGAGATATTAGGGAAAATAGAACCTGTAATACATGAATTATCACATAAAATTGCTGATAAAATTCTCGAATTAAATGGGAAAGCACCTCAAGCTATTATATTAATAGGTGGAGGAAGCTTAATTCCGCTATTGAGAGAAAATTTAAGTGAAGCTATTTCATTGCCAATACAAAGAGTAGCTGTAAGAGGAACAGAAATAATAAAAAATATGGTAGATAAAACAAATATGCTTACAACAGCAGAATTTATTACACCTGTTGGGATTGCAAATATGGCAATAAACGGAAGAGGATTTAAAATAATATCTGTAACAATTAATAGGATTTCACACAGAGTTTTTTCATTTAAAAATAGTATAACTTTAAGAGATACACTGTTGTCTTCTGGGCTAAGTATGAAAAAACTATATAGCAGTTCTGGGAATCCAATTACATTCAAATTAAATGGTAAATTGAGATTTGAAAAAGGGGAAATAGGACAGCTTGCAACTATAAAAGTAAATGGTGAAAAAAGAAGTTTAGAAGATGAAATATTTGATAATGATGAGATAGAAATTATTTATAAAAGAGCAGGAAGAGATGCTGTTTTTTATATAGAAAATTTAAAAAAAGAATATAAAAATATAGAGGTAAAAATTAATGATGAAAAAAAGATATTAGAACCAATTATAAAGGTAAATGGTGAAATTAAAGCTGATAATTATCTTATAAAAGATAATGATGAAATTGAAGTTAAAGAAAAATTTTTAGCAAAAGATATATTAGATTCGGAAAATAGTCTAAAATTTTATATAAATGGAAAAGAGATGGAAATATTAGTTCCAAATGAAATTTTATTAAGAGATAATAAAGAATTAGATTTAAATAGTGAAATTTTTAATGGCGATATACTTGAAACTAAAAAAATAGATAAAGCTATGCTAAAAGTAAAAGATGTAATGGATATAACAGAAGAAAGCGAAGAGATTAAAGTTACTGTAAACGGTGAAATTATAAATTTTGGTAAAATAGGAGTGGAAATATTAAAAAACAGTAAAAAAACTTCTGGAGAAGATATTATAGAAAATGGGGATAGAATTGAAGTTGCAGGAAGTTCTAGCTCAAAATTAATATTATCAGATATTTTTAATTATTACAATCCAGAAGATTTAATAAAAGAGAGAGGAGGAGTGCTACAAATAGAGTTAAATGGTAAAAAGGCAGAATTTATAACACCGATTAAAAATAGAGATGTTATAAAGTTGTATTATGCTAAGACTTTTAAAAAGTAG